The Niastella koreensis GR20-10 genome includes a window with the following:
- the ccoS gene encoding cbb3-type cytochrome oxidase assembly protein CcoS translates to MSAIVILLIASISVSAIFLAAFIWSVRSGQMDDDFSPPQRILFDNPVNPPSNNNQQ, encoded by the coding sequence ATGAGCGCTATCGTGATCCTTCTTATTGCAAGTATATCTGTATCCGCCATTTTCCTGGCTGCTTTTATATGGAGCGTACGCTCCGGCCAGATGGATGACGATTTCTCCCCGCCACAACGCATTTTATTCGATAACCCGGTAAACCCTCCATCGAATAACAACCAACAGTAA
- the ccoN gene encoding cytochrome-c oxidase, cbb3-type subunit I, whose amino-acid sequence MQVEKFYYDNKIVKWFAMATAIWGIVGMLAGLYAAIQLYAPGAALGYAPTTFGRVRPVHTNAIIFAFVGNCIFTGVYYSLQRLCKARMFSDKLSKLHFWGWQGIIVAAAITLLLGFTTGKEYAELEWPIDIAITLVWVIFGINMFGTIIKRRERHLYVAIWFYIATWVTVALLHIVNSVEIPVSFFKSYSWYAGVQDALVQWWYGHNAVAFFLTTPILGLMYYFLPKAANRPVYSYRLSIIHFWALIFIYIWAGPHHLLYTALPDWAQSLGTVFSIMLLAPSWGGMLNGLFTLRGAWDKVREDPVLKFFVVAVTCYGMATFEGPMLSLKNVNAISHFTDWTIAHVHIGGLGWNGFMAFGMLYWLVPRMWGTPLYSKKLATNHFWLGTIGIVLYAVPLYWAGFAQAQMWKTFTEEGQLKFQFLETVTHIIPMYITRSIGGTLYLIGALLMVYNLVKTAAKGYFIANEVCEAAPLQKETSHAREHWHRWIERKPMTLLVFSLIVVAIGGAIEMIPTFLVKSNVPTIASVKPYTPLELQGRDIYVREGCYTCHSQMIRPFRDEVARYGEYSKAGEFVYDHPFQWGSKRTGPDLARVGGKYPDSWHYNHMMDPRIMSPGSIMPSYSWLLDNKIDTASTPAKIRAMQTLGVPYPAGYDKQANNDLMTQANSIRISLKMDKIETPKNAEIVALIAYLQRLGKDIKAMPKEQTAKN is encoded by the coding sequence ATGCAAGTTGAAAAATTTTATTACGACAACAAGATCGTTAAATGGTTTGCCATGGCCACGGCCATCTGGGGCATTGTAGGTATGCTGGCCGGTTTGTATGCGGCCATTCAATTGTACGCCCCCGGGGCCGCATTAGGCTATGCGCCCACTACGTTTGGCCGGGTACGCCCTGTGCATACCAATGCCATCATTTTTGCATTTGTTGGCAACTGTATTTTTACCGGGGTTTATTATTCCCTGCAACGGCTTTGTAAAGCACGTATGTTCAGTGATAAATTAAGCAAGCTGCACTTCTGGGGCTGGCAGGGCATTATTGTGGCTGCCGCCATTACCCTGTTGCTTGGGTTTACCACCGGTAAAGAGTATGCCGAACTGGAATGGCCCATCGATATTGCCATTACCCTGGTTTGGGTGATCTTCGGCATCAACATGTTTGGCACCATTATAAAAAGACGGGAACGGCACCTGTACGTTGCCATCTGGTTTTATATCGCCACCTGGGTAACGGTTGCCTTGTTGCATATTGTAAATTCAGTGGAGATACCTGTTTCCTTTTTTAAAAGCTACAGCTGGTATGCCGGTGTACAGGATGCGCTTGTGCAATGGTGGTATGGGCACAACGCGGTAGCTTTTTTTCTTACCACACCCATACTCGGTCTGATGTATTATTTTCTGCCCAAAGCTGCTAATAGGCCCGTTTATTCGTACCGGCTTTCTATTATACACTTTTGGGCATTGATCTTTATATACATCTGGGCCGGTCCGCACCACTTATTATACACCGCCTTGCCCGATTGGGCGCAGTCGCTCGGTACCGTTTTTTCCATTATGCTGCTGGCGCCCAGTTGGGGCGGTATGCTTAACGGCTTGTTTACTTTACGCGGCGCCTGGGATAAAGTACGTGAAGATCCCGTACTGAAATTCTTTGTGGTTGCCGTTACCTGTTATGGCATGGCCACTTTTGAAGGCCCCATGCTGTCGCTGAAAAACGTAAACGCCATTTCGCACTTTACCGACTGGACCATCGCCCACGTGCATATTGGCGGTTTAGGGTGGAATGGTTTTATGGCGTTCGGCATGTTGTACTGGCTGGTGCCACGCATGTGGGGCACGCCACTGTATTCAAAGAAATTAGCCACTAATCACTTCTGGCTGGGCACCATCGGTATTGTACTGTATGCTGTGCCGTTATACTGGGCCGGTTTTGCCCAGGCGCAGATGTGGAAGACCTTTACTGAAGAAGGACAGTTGAAATTCCAGTTCCTTGAAACTGTGACCCATATTATTCCCATGTATATCACCCGTAGTATCGGGGGTACCCTGTATCTCATTGGCGCCCTGCTGATGGTGTACAACCTGGTTAAAACAGCCGCTAAAGGGTATTTCATTGCCAACGAAGTGTGTGAAGCAGCTCCTTTGCAAAAGGAAACATCGCATGCCCGTGAACACTGGCACCGGTGGATCGAAAGAAAACCCATGACCCTTTTGGTGTTCAGCCTGATTGTTGTAGCCATTGGCGGCGCCATTGAAATGATCCCCACCTTCCTGGTGAAAAGTAACGTGCCTACCATTGCAAGTGTAAAACCCTATACACCACTTGAACTGCAGGGCCGGGATATTTATGTACGCGAAGGTTGTTATACCTGTCACTCCCAAATGATCCGTCCGTTCCGCGATGAGGTAGCCCGTTATGGCGAATATTCAAAGGCCGGTGAGTTTGTTTACGATCACCCCTTCCAGTGGGGTTCAAAAAGAACGGGTCCCGACCTGGCGCGGGTAGGTGGTAAATACCCGGATAGCTGGCATTACAACCATATGATGGATCCCCGGATCATGTCGCCCGGTTCTATTATGCCTTCCTACAGCTGGTTGCTGGATAATAAAATTGATACGGCGAGCACCCCGGCCAAAATCAGGGCCATGCAAACCCTGGGAGTACCATACCCTGCAGGCTACGATAAACAAGCCAATAATGACCTGATGACGCAGGCCAACAGCATCCGCATCAGTTTAAAGATGGATAAAATTGAAACACCCAAAAATGCAGAGATCGTAGCGCTGATCGCTTACCTGCAACGTCTTGGGAAAGACATAAAGGCAATGCCTAAAGAGCAAACTGCTAAAAACTAA
- a CDS encoding cbb3-type cytochrome c oxidase N-terminal domain-containing protein, translating into MRKAVAALTAFLLTAPFVMAEGGGHAPVESSLYDPFVVTMIVIMAILLLAIGLLANVVIGAAGYYYKKQKDTEQQTAAGSGGVIKALSIIALVLMAAPSFAQGGEAAATAAAQTTSSYGALSETTFYFMVSVIALELLVVFVLLYQLRVFLGKTRTKEGVAGAKEFKLKPAISVWHKLNKFKPIEQEADLDLGHDYDGIRELDNRLPPWWLYGFYISILAAGIYIWRYHIAQTAPLSKEEYQIAMNEAEVQKAAYLKKSANNVDESTIKKLTAAADLEAGQKVFSQNCAACHGKAGEGIVGPNLTDDYWLHGGGIKDVFKTIKYGWPEKGMRSWKDDLSPMQIAQVASYIKSIHGSNPPNGKPKQGDLYQEEVGKTDSVSNKGTEVSKN; encoded by the coding sequence ATGCGTAAAGCAGTTGCTGCACTGACCGCCTTTTTATTGACCGCGCCATTTGTAATGGCGGAGGGAGGCGGTCATGCCCCTGTAGAGTCCTCCCTGTATGATCCGTTTGTAGTAACAATGATTGTTATAATGGCTATCCTGTTGCTGGCTATTGGGTTGCTGGCCAATGTAGTAATAGGCGCCGCCGGTTATTATTATAAAAAGCAAAAAGATACGGAACAACAAACGGCTGCCGGGAGCGGAGGTGTTATTAAAGCACTGTCCATCATCGCCCTCGTATTGATGGCAGCGCCTTCGTTCGCACAAGGTGGTGAGGCGGCTGCTACAGCCGCGGCCCAAACTACCAGCTCATATGGGGCTTTGTCCGAAACTACTTTTTATTTCATGGTGAGCGTGATAGCTCTGGAATTACTGGTGGTGTTTGTGCTGTTGTACCAGTTGCGCGTTTTCCTGGGTAAAACAAGAACGAAAGAAGGTGTAGCCGGGGCAAAAGAGTTCAAATTGAAACCCGCTATCAGTGTATGGCATAAGTTGAACAAATTTAAGCCCATTGAGCAGGAAGCGGATCTTGACCTGGGGCACGATTACGATGGCATCCGGGAGCTGGACAACCGGTTACCTCCGTGGTGGCTGTATGGATTTTATATCTCCATCCTGGCCGCCGGCATCTATATCTGGCGCTACCATATTGCTCAAACAGCTCCATTAAGCAAAGAAGAATACCAGATAGCCATGAACGAGGCTGAAGTACAGAAAGCGGCTTATCTGAAGAAATCGGCCAATAACGTGGACGAGAGCACCATCAAGAAATTAACAGCAGCGGCAGACCTGGAAGCCGGCCAAAAAGTGTTTAGTCAGAATTGCGCTGCCTGTCATGGTAAAGCAGGGGAAGGTATTGTAGGGCCGAACTTAACCGATGATTACTGGCTGCACGGCGGTGGTATTAAAGACGTTTTCAAAACCATTAAATATGGCTGGCCCGAGAAAGGGATGCGCAGCTGGAAAGATGACCTGTCGCCCATGCAGATTGCACAGGTAGCCAGTTATATAAAATCCATCCACGGTTCCAACCCGCCCAATGGTAAACCCAAACAGGGCGATCTGTACCAGGAAGAAGTTGGTAAAACCGATTCTGTAAGCAATAAAGGAACTGAAGTTTCAAAAAACTAG
- the ccoG gene encoding cytochrome c oxidase accessory protein CcoG codes for MEVESKITPISTEEQESFRDRIATVDAAGKRKWVYAQRPVGKLYTLRTWISRGFFILFFALPFVYVHGRPLFLFDVTQAHFIIFGKVFWPQDFFIFGLAMVTFIVFVVLFTAAFGRLFCGWVCPQTIFMEMFFRKIEYAIEGNAAEQRLLNQAPWTGKKIMKKTSKHLVFFGMSFIIANFFLSYIIGIKELGKIITEPVSEHIGGLFSILIFSGIFYAVYAFFREQVCTVVCPYGRLQGVLMDRNSMIVAYDHKRGEPRGKYNKKVTRELGDCIDCMQCVKVCPTGIDIRNGNQLECVGCTACIDACNAIMEKINQPLGLIRYASENGIENREPLHFTGRMKLYSVLLTGLLVILGVLLYTRKEIDATVMRTPGMLYQQRGADSVSNLYNIKVANKTINRVPLQLKLEGINGHIEIIGEHNAISVKEEGQGAGTFFVVLPNNSIHSRKQPIRIALYNGNEKVDVIATNFLGPVSQ; via the coding sequence GTGGAAGTTGAATCTAAAATAACCCCCATTTCTACCGAAGAACAGGAATCGTTTCGCGACAGGATCGCGACGGTAGATGCTGCCGGTAAACGGAAATGGGTGTATGCGCAAAGGCCCGTTGGTAAATTATATACTCTCCGTACCTGGATAAGCCGGGGCTTTTTTATCCTGTTCTTTGCCTTGCCATTTGTGTATGTGCATGGCAGACCTTTGTTTCTGTTTGATGTAACCCAGGCGCATTTTATCATTTTTGGTAAAGTGTTCTGGCCACAGGATTTTTTCATCTTCGGCCTGGCCATGGTTACGTTCATTGTGTTTGTGGTATTGTTCACTGCTGCCTTTGGCCGCTTATTTTGTGGCTGGGTTTGTCCGCAAACCATCTTCATGGAAATGTTCTTCCGTAAAATTGAATATGCCATCGAAGGCAATGCGGCTGAACAACGCCTGCTGAACCAGGCGCCCTGGACGGGAAAGAAAATAATGAAGAAAACAAGTAAGCACCTGGTGTTTTTCGGGATGTCGTTTATTATTGCCAATTTCTTTTTGTCCTATATCATCGGCATTAAAGAACTGGGTAAAATAATTACCGAACCGGTGTCGGAACATATCGGCGGGTTGTTTTCGATCCTTATTTTCTCGGGTATCTTTTATGCGGTGTATGCATTTTTCCGCGAACAGGTTTGTACGGTCGTTTGTCCGTATGGCCGCCTGCAGGGGGTGTTAATGGATCGCAACTCCATGATTGTGGCGTATGACCATAAACGCGGCGAACCCCGGGGAAAATATAACAAGAAAGTAACCCGCGAACTGGGCGATTGTATAGATTGTATGCAGTGCGTAAAGGTTTGTCCTACCGGGATAGATATCCGTAACGGCAACCAGCTTGAATGTGTGGGCTGCACGGCTTGTATAGATGCCTGTAATGCCATTATGGAAAAGATCAACCAGCCCCTGGGGCTTATCAGGTATGCATCGGAAAATGGCATCGAGAACCGCGAGCCTCTGCACTTCACCGGCCGCATGAAACTGTATAGTGTTTTATTGACCGGTTTGCTGGTGATCCTGGGGGTGTTATTATACACCAGGAAAGAAATTGATGCTACCGTGATGCGTACGCCGGGAATGTTGTACCAGCAACGTGGGGCCGACAGCGTATCTAACCTGTACAATATAAAAGTGGCCAATAAAACCATTAACCGGGTGCCACTGCAGCTGAAACTCGAAGGCATTAACGGCCACATAGAAATTATCGGTGAACACAATGCCATCTCTGTAAAGGAAGAAGGGCAGGGCGCTGGTACCTTCTTCGTGGTGCTGCCAAACAATAGCATTCATTCGCGCAAGCAACCCATCCGGATTGCCTTGTACAATGGAAATGAGAAAGTAGATGTGATCGCTACTAATTTCCTTGGCCCGGTTAGCCAGTAA
- a CDS encoding FixH family protein codes for MTLNWGHKMMLVFLVFVGGMSYLVYRCVKTNYDLVSTDYYKEELSYQQVIDGESRANQLGNKFHIAQNGNELVLQLPDEMRNTTVKGNAWFYYAPDAKRDRQITLNTNAAGEQTINSSQFFPGRYTVKVRWESKGQQYYSEEYVTIH; via the coding sequence ATGACACTGAATTGGGGACATAAAATGATGCTGGTATTCCTGGTTTTTGTAGGTGGAATGTCGTACCTGGTGTACCGCTGTGTAAAAACCAATTACGACCTGGTTTCAACTGACTACTATAAAGAGGAGTTATCGTACCAGCAGGTAATAGATGGTGAAAGCCGCGCCAACCAGTTGGGAAACAAATTTCATATTGCGCAAAATGGCAATGAGCTGGTACTGCAATTGCCAGATGAAATGAGAAATACAACGGTGAAAGGCAATGCCTGGTTCTATTATGCGCCAGACGCCAAACGCGACAGACAGATAACCCTGAACACAAATGCTGCAGGGGAGCAGACTATTAACAGCAGCCAATTCTTCCCTGGCAGATATACCGTTAAGGTAAGGTGGGAAAGCAAAGGACAGCAATATTATTCTGAAGAATATGTAACCATCCATTAA
- a CDS encoding sulfite exporter TauE/SafE family protein: protein MWSIVTAGLVLGLISSLHCIGMCGPLMLALPVRHLEKWKQVMTIFLYNTGRVITYTLIGALLGLAGRRIYLAGFQRWFTIVLGVVMLGLAFNYFYKQASVQPKWMQAVHIRIQQLMLRFIRSNNPGGYFLLGMANGLLPCGMVYLAIAGAVTANSVINSMLFMFLFGVGTIPAMFALGVFGLRITMPVRQQMKAAMPYVVVAMAVILILRGLNLGIPFISPVIADVPGHVISCH from the coding sequence ATGTGGTCGATAGTAACGGCAGGTTTGGTGTTAGGGCTTATAAGCAGTTTGCATTGCATAGGCATGTGCGGTCCGCTGATGCTGGCGCTCCCTGTTCGCCATCTGGAAAAATGGAAACAGGTAATGACCATTTTTTTATATAACACAGGACGGGTAATTACCTATACGCTGATAGGGGCGTTGTTGGGACTGGCTGGCCGTAGAATATACCTGGCGGGTTTTCAACGATGGTTTACCATTGTATTGGGGGTAGTAATGCTGGGGCTGGCGTTTAATTATTTTTATAAACAGGCATCCGTTCAACCCAAATGGATGCAGGCAGTTCATATACGCATACAACAGCTTATGCTTCGGTTTATAAGATCGAACAACCCGGGCGGTTATTTTCTGTTGGGGATGGCCAATGGATTATTGCCCTGTGGTATGGTGTACCTGGCCATTGCCGGCGCGGTAACGGCCAATAGCGTAATAAATAGTATGCTGTTTATGTTTCTTTTTGGGGTGGGTACTATACCTGCCATGTTTGCTTTGGGTGTATTCGGCCTGCGGATTACCATGCCGGTGCGGCAACAAATGAAAGCCGCCATGCCCTATGTGGTAGTGGCGATGGCGGTGATATTAATTTTACGCGGTCTTAATCTTGGTATTCCTTTTATCAGTCCGGTTATTGCCGATGTGCCCGGTCACGTTATTTCCTGTCACTGA
- a CDS encoding PAS domain-containing sensor histidine kinase has translation MNNIDATHLSALFVHATEGIVLTNGEGAIVLINPAAQRTFGYNETELIGKKVEILLPDRIASHHTELRDGFYHHPQHRVMGHGRDLYGKRKDGSEIPVEVSLSFYKREEELFVIAFIVDITHRKKIEQNILLQQKQLEEMTSDMRKLNAELESKVEERTMILKEALQELEKSQKSLSEALDKEKELSEIKSRFVSMASHEFRTPLSTVLSSAALASKYNQPEDQDKRLRHLNIIKDSVKHLNDLLEDFLSLGKLEEGKVHIKTEQFEVDPFIQEVIEEIKAINRKDQQVHLNCIGDGSFTTDKKLLRNILINLLGNATKFSPENASVWVNVDLNNQKLVLSVKDEGIGIAEEDQQHMFTSFFRGRNAINIQGTGLGLHIVARYVGLLQGNIRLESALNKGTTVTLELPELKEEVDRLTS, from the coding sequence ATGAATAATATAGATGCCACCCATCTGTCGGCCCTGTTTGTGCATGCCACGGAAGGCATTGTGCTTACCAATGGCGAAGGGGCTATAGTATTGATAAATCCCGCCGCCCAGCGAACTTTTGGTTATAATGAAACCGAACTGATCGGCAAAAAAGTGGAGATACTGCTCCCCGACCGCATTGCCAGCCACCATACTGAATTACGGGATGGCTTCTATCATCACCCGCAACACCGGGTAATGGGGCATGGCCGTGACCTGTATGGTAAACGTAAAGACGGGTCGGAGATCCCCGTGGAAGTGAGCCTGAGTTTTTATAAACGGGAAGAAGAATTATTTGTAATTGCGTTTATAGTTGATATTACCCACCGCAAAAAGATAGAACAGAACATCCTGTTGCAGCAAAAACAACTGGAAGAGATGACGAGTGATATGCGGAAACTGAATGCCGAGCTGGAAAGCAAGGTGGAAGAAAGGACCATGATCCTGAAGGAAGCCCTGCAGGAACTGGAGAAATCACAAAAAAGCCTGAGCGAAGCGCTGGATAAGGAAAAAGAACTGAGCGAAATAAAATCCCGGTTCGTGTCTATGGCTTCGCACGAATTCCGTACCCCGCTCAGTACCGTTTTATCGTCGGCCGCGCTGGCTTCCAAATACAACCAGCCCGAAGACCAGGATAAAAGATTACGCCACCTCAATATCATCAAGGATTCTGTTAAACACCTGAACGATCTGCTCGAAGATTTCCTTTCACTGGGTAAACTGGAGGAAGGAAAGGTTCACATAAAGACCGAACAGTTTGAAGTGGACCCTTTCATCCAGGAAGTGATTGAAGAGATCAAGGCCATCAACCGGAAAGACCAGCAGGTTCACCTGAACTGCATTGGCGACGGTTCGTTTACAACTGACAAAAAGCTATTAAGAAATATTCTAATAAACCTGCTTGGCAATGCCACCAAGTTCTCACCGGAGAATGCCAGCGTGTGGGTGAACGTTGACCTGAATAATCAGAAACTGGTATTATCGGTAAAAGATGAAGGCATTGGCATTGCAGAAGAAGACCAGCAACATATGTTCACCAGTTTCTTCAGAGGGCGCAATGCCATCAACATCCAGGGAACAGGTTTGGGTTTACATATTGTAGCCCGGTATGTTGGCTTATTGCAGGGAAATATCAGGTTGGAAAGCGCCCTGAACAAAGGCACTACTGTTACCCTGGAATTGCCGGAGCTGAAGGAGGAAGTTGACCGGTTGACGAGTTGA
- a CDS encoding DUF542 domain-containing protein encodes MNTVRKIDPLSSVSDIVNNDYRTAEVFRKHGIEYCCAGKFPLQMILESQDLDVAAIIAELELSIHPIGISHALPFENWDTGFLIDYIVNIHHAYLKKALPDTKEQLEKFVEGHYKKFPGLTELALVFKSLTLEMLPHLQHEEEIIFPYIRQISHAFHNKASYASLLVRTLRKPVENLMHHEHDSINKVLAQMRQLTNSYTPPEHCCTNHRVIYSKLLEIDTDLAQHMHLENTVLFPRAIEMEKKLLFL; translated from the coding sequence ATGAATACAGTACGGAAAATAGATCCGCTTTCGTCCGTTTCGGATATCGTGAACAACGATTACCGCACTGCCGAGGTGTTTCGGAAACATGGCATTGAATATTGTTGCGCGGGAAAATTCCCTTTACAAATGATCCTGGAATCACAGGACCTTGATGTGGCAGCAATAATAGCAGAACTGGAATTATCAATACATCCCATTGGTATTTCGCATGCACTGCCTTTTGAAAACTGGGACACTGGTTTTCTTATCGATTACATTGTAAATATTCACCACGCTTATCTGAAAAAGGCATTGCCGGATACCAAAGAGCAATTGGAAAAGTTTGTGGAAGGCCACTATAAAAAATTTCCCGGTCTTACAGAACTGGCGCTGGTCTTCAAAAGCCTCACCCTCGAAATGCTGCCGCATTTGCAACATGAGGAGGAGATCATCTTCCCTTACATCCGGCAGATATCGCATGCATTTCACAATAAAGCTTCCTATGCAAGTTTACTGGTACGAACGTTGCGTAAGCCGGTAGAAAATCTGATGCATCATGAGCATGACTCGATAAATAAGGTGCTGGCACAAATGCGGCAGCTCACCAACTCCTATACGCCACCTGAGCATTGCTGTACCAACCACCGGGTGATATATTCAAAGCTGCTGGAAATAGACACCGATCTGGCGCAACACATGCACCTGGAAAATACGGTTCTGTTCCCCCGGGCAATTGAAATGGAAAAAAAGCTGCTTTTTTTGTAA
- a CDS encoding glycoside hydrolase family 43 protein has translation MAQKTAGKQTSGNPVFPGWYADPEGAIFNKQYWIYPTYSAPYNQQVFMDAFSSKDLVNWTKHEHIVDTAAIKWAKRAMWAPAIVNKDGKYYLFFAANDIQNEQQEGGIGVAVASKPEGPFKDYLGKPLLDKIVNKAQPIDQFVFHDKDGQYYMIYGGWGHCNITKLKNDFTGLVPFEDGNTFKEITPKGYVEGPIMFIRNNKYYFMWSEGGWTGPDYRVAYAIGDSPFGPFERIGTVLQQDAAVATGAGHHSVLQFPGSNDWYIVYHRRPLGETDGNHRVTCVDKMEFDENGFIKPVKITFEGVPKKTLQ, from the coding sequence ATGGCACAGAAAACTGCCGGTAAACAAACATCGGGAAACCCTGTTTTTCCCGGTTGGTATGCCGATCCGGAAGGCGCGATCTTTAACAAACAATACTGGATCTATCCTACCTATTCGGCGCCATATAACCAACAGGTGTTTATGGATGCCTTCTCCTCGAAAGACCTGGTTAACTGGACCAAACACGAGCACATTGTTGATACGGCTGCCATCAAATGGGCAAAGCGGGCCATGTGGGCGCCTGCTATTGTAAATAAGGACGGGAAATACTATTTGTTTTTTGCCGCCAACGATATTCAAAATGAGCAGCAGGAAGGAGGTATCGGGGTTGCAGTTGCCAGTAAGCCGGAAGGTCCGTTTAAAGATTACCTGGGCAAACCCCTGCTCGATAAAATTGTGAACAAGGCGCAACCTATTGACCAGTTTGTTTTTCACGACAAAGACGGACAATACTACATGATCTACGGCGGGTGGGGGCATTGCAACATCACCAAACTGAAAAATGATTTTACGGGGTTGGTTCCATTTGAAGATGGAAATACTTTTAAAGAGATCACGCCTAAAGGCTATGTAGAAGGCCCTATTATGTTTATCCGCAACAATAAGTATTATTTTATGTGGAGCGAAGGTGGCTGGACGGGCCCTGATTACCGGGTGGCCTATGCGATCGGCGATTCGCCGTTTGGCCCGTTTGAGCGTATTGGCACCGTATTACAACAGGATGCAGCCGTGGCTACGGGGGCTGGTCACCATTCGGTGCTTCAATTTCCGGGGAGTAACGACTGGTATATTGTGTATCACCGCCGGCCTCTTGGCGAAACCGACGGTAATCACCGGGTAACCTGTGTTGATAAAATGGAGTTTGATGAAAATGGTTTCATTAAACCCGTTAAAATAACTTTTGAAGGGGTTCCCAAAAAGACTTTACAATAA